Within Coregonus clupeaformis isolate EN_2021a chromosome 20, ASM2061545v1, whole genome shotgun sequence, the genomic segment GCTAATAAACAAATGctacccactggacacacactggttgaatcaactttgtttccacgtcattgcaatgaaattacgttgaaccaacgtggaatagacgttgaattgacgtctgtaccCAGTGGGGTAGCTAACTTAAATAGACGTTGCCAAGTTCTGCAAAACGTGTTGTAACCATGTCAATCTAACTAACACCAGCTCCCAAAAATAGTTATAGTAAAGGTATATATGCTAACTATCTTtcgtgtatgaaaatgtatgcactcactaactgtaagtggctctggataagagcatctgctaaatgactaaaatgtagaaaatgtgTTCACATTATGTCCATCCTCCTAGGTACCCACAGACTTTCAAGCATTGGTCCATCGATTTTATGCCGTTCAAGCTGAAAGGGTAGAAGCTTACAGGCTTTTCGACGAGTAAGTAGGCctaaattattttcaaaattgATACATAGATGCACCTCCTGCCTTTATGTTCACTTAAAGTAGGTTGATGAAGGTGGTCTAATTAACATCATGTTGTTTATTTCTCTCCAGAGGCCATGAAGCATACTTGAGGACAGGGCCCCACTATGACTTTGACCACTACAGACAGCTGGTGCACGAGATAACGCAGGCTTTCTGCGGTCTCTCGAAGGAGGTGTTGGAGATCAAGGAGCGGCTGCACCAAGACTTCGACCGTCCAGATCTCTCTGAACACATTGACAAGCTGCAGAGTAAAGAGAAGCAGAAGCTTGAGCTGGTAAACAGTCTCTCTTACCCAGTACActttagcctgagtgccagtctgtttgtgctatcatgtcaaAAATGGCTTGACTATgtgcaatggagttggcaagaacacaaacagatctgggaccaggctacagacCCCCCTCCTCATGAATTGAAACATTGTATTGGTGTAAACATGGGATTAATTAATTGTCTAGCATATCTTTTTTTACTCCAGGTTCAGTGGGACTGAATCGAAGTGCAGGCTCTGTGTTGCAGTGACAGTGCTCAGTTGACTGATGTTGGATCTTAGGGATTACATATGGATGTTAAGCATTGAGTTTTATACAGCTTTGATGAGTCTTCTTCAGTTGAACATGCATATATTTACAGTACATGTACAATACTGCAGTGTTCTGAACTCCAGTCCTGGGGATCTACTGCATGTGCATACTTTTATTCAAGTCCATTAATATCACACCTAATTCAGACTCTGGGCCATCAATAGCAGAATCCGGTTTCTTAATAATGGGCTAGAACAAATGCCACCACACCCAGCAGCTCTCCAGGACCAGTTAGAGGATTCTGCAatagacgggttagctgacaacatCACAAAGTCAATGTATGCGCGTCGATGGGGCAGAAGTCTGTGTGTTATGATTTTGGacggtcagatagctagcaacaatgacaagaaactgccatgtgagGAATTGTAGGTGTCCTATTTCAGCTAGTTGGATCTTGTTATTGATGCGTCTTGTTTTGACTCgtcacgtctatgctaatatggcaaaaatgtgttagctagctaaccaacagctgtaacgatgtatttgagagacaacaagttcTCATTGTGCagatgtatttatgttttcaataaagatTTGAAGAGgaaatatacaggtaactgccaaaataaaggaaacaccaacataaggtgtcttaatagggcgttgggccaccacgagccgccagaacagttTCAATGCGTATTGGCATAAATTCTACAAGTCTCTGGAActttggagggatgcgacaccattcttccatgagaaattctatcatttggtgttttgttgatggtgttgGAAAATGCTTTCTCGGGctccactccagaatctcccttaagtgttttattttttatttaacttgtATTTATTAATGGGAACCTAGTGAGATCAGGGTCTCATTTACAATGGTGCCCTGAGGACAACAATACAACAAATTCAAAATGATCAATAAAACATAAACTACAAATTACAGAATCAACACTACAGCTTCAAATACAATTATTCAATCCAAACAGTTGCAATTCTCAACATCAAAGTCCTAaactgccctagaggcaccagcgAGTCAAGATGTAGGGAGTTTTATAGGCTATTCCAAAAATGGGGGGCACCAAAACTGAAGGCAGATTTACCTAAATCGGTACGTAGTAGTGGAACCTTGAGTTAACCATCCCTGTGAATGGTTTTGGTGTCTCATATGTTTACATTTTAACAGTGAGGTCAGTCGGAAGCTTGTGTAAACAAAGAGGGAATAATGAAGTGATCTACAGGACTTTATTGAGGACCATCCAACCTTTTgttacaggatgcagtgatgcgTATTAAAACACTTGTGATAAAGCGAAGGGCGTTATGGTAGACTGCATCCAAAGGTTcaagagtagtggctgctgcattccgataaatggtgtcaccatagtcaGGAACTGGCGGGAAAGTTGACTataatctgcttcctgctgtttaGCTCTTAAACGTCAAATTATTGTCAATCCAAAACGCCAGCTATTTACAGGATGAAAGAACCATTCAATGCATAAATGTGTAAGCCATCTGAAATATTTCTAAGAGAATAAGAAACAGCATACATTTAGTTTTTCCTGCATTAAGTACCAATTTGAAATCAACAAGGACTTTCTGCAAGGCGGAATTGCAGCTCCAACAGCCTGGTCAGTCGTAGGTGCAATAGCGTACATAAGTTTAATCTGCATACAGATGAATGTAgtttgtcccgtgtagctcagttggtagagcatggcgcttgcaacgccagggttgtgggttcgattcccacagggggccagtatgaaaatgcactcactaactgtaagtccctctggataagagcgtctgctaaatgactaaaatgtaaatgtaatgttacagGTTTTTGCAGATAGACCAATATAATTTGTATAAATAGTTAAGAGGACAGGTCCCAAAATCTACCCCTGTGGGATACCTTTAGTAATATCAAGGTGACttctgggtgatctgaaaagtcatagtcaatcgatcaataatataataatacttttagcaaaaaaaaaattcaaattacgatctgtagaaacaatgagaataaaggttcagaacttttgtatgtgtatatacagtgagggaaaaaagta encodes:
- the rex1bd gene encoding required for excision 1-B domain-containing protein — encoded protein: MVPTDFQALVHRFYAVQAERVEAYRLFDEGHEAYLRTGPHYDFDHYRQLVHEITQAFCGLSKEVLEIKERLHQDFDRPDLSEHIDKLQSKEKQKLELTAKLQLAKQNAQDHPEDEGCQEKIQEIKQDIIKNIEALSEILQDFKYDSEESA